In bacterium BMS3Abin08, a single genomic region encodes these proteins:
- the ydjZ gene encoding TVP38/TMEM64 family inner membrane protein YdjZ, producing the protein MRENAREKTRNISGIVKLIIFAVLLAVIILTVKFTGLQDYLDKDRLQSWIGGLGPWGPIVYILIYLIGPSLFLPGLPITIAGGVLFGPFRGVLYTIFAATGGASIAFLIARYLGREWVAERIKGTNLERLDVEVERQGWKIVAFTRLIPIFPFNLLNYAFGLTNIKFLHYAMTSFICMLPATIAYIVFSSSLLDLLRGKVSVQLIVGIVLVVVISFIPVYYKKRKSSLGKN; encoded by the coding sequence ATGAGAGAGAATGCCCGGGAAAAGACCCGTAATATCAGCGGGATTGTCAAGTTAATCATCTTTGCAGTATTGCTTGCAGTGATAATACTAACCGTTAAATTTACAGGACTTCAGGATTACCTTGACAAGGATAGACTTCAGTCCTGGATAGGAGGACTTGGTCCATGGGGACCGATTGTTTATATATTAATCTATCTGATAGGTCCCTCACTTTTTCTGCCGGGACTTCCGATCACCATCGCAGGCGGTGTTTTGTTCGGTCCGTTCCGGGGAGTTCTCTATACTATTTTTGCCGCCACCGGCGGAGCTTCCATAGCCTTTCTCATAGCCAGGTACCTGGGTAGAGAATGGGTAGCTGAGAGGATTAAAGGGACTAATCTCGAGAGATTGGATGTGGAGGTTGAACGACAGGGCTGGAAGATCGTTGCCTTCACCAGGCTGATTCCCATCTTTCCTTTTAACCTTCTAAATTATGCCTTTGGCCTGACGAATATAAAATTCCTTCATTATGCCATGACCTCCTTCATCTGCATGTTGCCTGCCACTATTGCCTATATTGTCTTCAGCAGCTCTCTCCTCGATCTCCTGAGAGGCAAGGTCTCGGTCCAACTAATTGTGGGAATCGTGCTTGTGGTAGTGATATCATTTATTCCTGTTTATTACAAAAAACGAAAATCATCATTAGGAAAAAACTGA